The Oligoflexus sp. genome has a segment encoding these proteins:
- a CDS encoding DUF1573 domain-containing protein, whose product MAIFTKIGGFRWVGLVLGLMFSTGVFGYENEVDLTAAIRGEVGSLRFDAYNQDKGPIKQGDRLEFRFPYREEKGAAVRVLGVHQECGCLSQSLKAGQELAKGASGELVVRVDTTHFIGDFDKEVVILTNEDRERPHVFRMRATIERLITLMPPVVQIEDRAVKVRVKSASKQTLHIEKVVYNEDTLEVQAYPVQEAWELVVRWKGETVPANMNETIELLMDGPVRTVKIPVVGARGKTSRLSLSAPR is encoded by the coding sequence ATGGCCATTTTCACAAAAATCGGTGGTTTTCGCTGGGTGGGCCTTGTTCTGGGGCTCATGTTTTCCACCGGCGTTTTCGGCTATGAAAATGAAGTCGACCTGACAGCAGCCATTCGAGGCGAGGTGGGTTCGCTGCGCTTTGATGCCTATAACCAGGACAAAGGGCCTATCAAACAGGGTGATCGCTTGGAATTCCGTTTTCCCTATCGCGAGGAAAAGGGAGCGGCCGTGCGGGTGCTGGGCGTGCATCAGGAATGTGGCTGTCTTTCCCAGTCGCTTAAGGCAGGACAGGAGCTTGCCAAAGGCGCCAGCGGTGAGCTCGTCGTCAGGGTGGATACCACTCATTTTATCGGGGACTTTGATAAGGAAGTTGTGATTTTGACCAACGAGGATCGGGAGCGGCCGCATGTTTTTCGCATGCGGGCGACGATTGAACGGCTGATTACCCTCATGCCGCCGGTGGTTCAGATCGAGGACCGGGCGGTGAAAGTCCGGGTGAAGAGCGCTTCCAAGCAAACATTGCATATTGAGAAAGTGGTCTACAACGAGGATACTCTGGAGGTTCAGGCTTACCCTGTCCAAGAGGCATGGGAGCTGGTAGTGCGCTGGAAAGGTGAGACGGTGCCTGCTAATATGAACGAGACGATCGAACTGCTGATGGATGGACCCGTCCGAACGGTCAAGATACCGGTGGTGGGCGCGCGCGGCAAGACTTCGCGCCTGAGTCTCTCAGCACCGCGCTAA